The sequence below is a genomic window from Amphiprion ocellaris isolate individual 3 ecotype Okinawa chromosome 16, ASM2253959v1, whole genome shotgun sequence.
CAGAGGACAGTGTTAGTGCCTGGAGCTGTAAGCAGGTGGCCcagtggctgcaggaggaaggtTTTGAGCAGTATGTGGAGTTATTGTGCACACAGCACCGCCTGGACGGCCCCAGCCTGCTGGCTCTGACTGAGGCCGACCTGCGGGGTCCTCCGCTGGGTCTCACTGTTCTGGGAGACATCAAAAGGCTCACCATAGCCCTCCGCAGGCTTCAGAGACAAAACCAGGCCCAAGTGGAGGAGCTGGGACTCCAGCCTTCAGACAGTCTTCCTGCTGGGCTCTCGCTGGGTGCTGCAGGGGCTGAGTGGAGCTGTGACGGAGCTGACAGGAGGTTCAATGGAGGGGATCGCTTGTGTAACGGGACTGAACTGAGGCTGAGGACCAATGACAGATCTGGATATGGCTCAGGAGCAGCAGTGTGTCATACTCACTCCAACGGGAGGTGTAGGCAGCACTTGGCTGGCAGATTGGACCCAGAGGTGTGGAAGACAGTCATCAGTTCCatatatgtgttttttgtgtttggatTCACATCTTTTGTCATGGTCATCGTACATGAGCGTGTCCCGGACATGAGGACGTACCCACCGCTGCCTGACATATTCCTAGACAGGTATAAACTGTGTTTTACACTGATAATTATTAACATACACtacaagtcaaaagtttggatacaccttctcatttaatggttcaTCATGACTATTTAcgttgtagattctcactgaaggcatcaaaactatgaatgaacacatggagttatgcagcaaaaaaaaaagtgaaataagtcaaaacatgttttatattttagattcttcaaaacagcaaccctttgctttgattactgctttgcacactcttggcattctctcattgagtttcatgaggtagtcacctgaaatgcttttcacttcacaggtgtggcatgtcaaggttaatttgtgggaCTTCTTGCCTTTTTAATGGGGTTGGAACCATCAGTCGTGTTGTGCAGAAGTGTTGAGTGTATGAAATTCcacagttttgatgccttcactgagaatctacaatgtaaatagtcatgaaaataaagaaaaccgATTAAacaagaaggtgtgtccaaacgtttgactggtagttTACCTCCATAAAGATTCCAGCACTTGTTGAGCAACTTCACCTCCACAGTTCATGTACACATTCTGCTGCACTCATATCTAATCTACGTGCTGATACAGATGTTTTTGTACCCTGACAGTGTACCCAGAATCCCTTGGGCTTTTGCAATGGCTGAAGCATGTGGCCTCATCCTGTGTTACATGTTTCTGTTGATCTTGCTCCTTCACAAACACAGGTAAACCACAGTTTTAGTGGTTCCCATCATATGACACTGTGCTAATTCTAGCTTTGCATTTATACAAGATGACCTGTTTGGTCTCTGTTTCAGGTCCATCCTCTTCAGGAGGCTGTGTTCTTTGATGGGAACAGTGTTTttgctccgctgctgcaccatGTTTGTCACCTCGCTCTCTGTACCTGGGCAGCACCTGAAATGTGCCAGTAAGGTGGGAAACGTATGAGCTTCTGTAAAGATTAGATAACATTTTGCAGTGTTGAGTAGAAGGAAATGCGTTGGCATGTTACAGTTCAGTTCTAAACTCAGCATTACAACAGTGATAACTAATTAACAGTTGCCTCTGTGAGTCACAGCATGACTGTttacacaagttttttttttttgtatgtgtgtgtcccaGACATATGGCGATAGCTGGGGAAAGATACAGAGGGCACTAGCAATCTGGAGTGGATTTGGGATGACTCTGACAGGCGTCCAGACCTGTGGAGATTACATGTTCAGTGGACACACGGTTGTCATCACATTGCTCAACTTCTTTGTGACTGAATGTAAGTTTTAGTTCTTTTATTTGCCTTCTATGACTTTGGAGAATGTGTTATTTTCTTGAAGGATGCAGTCCAAGGTCTTAATCTATATTTTTCTTAGCATCAACAAATCCCATAAACAGATCAAAACCAAATAATTTGTTGCTTCAGTTCTCAATACTTTCTGGCTTCTCTCCACCGACTGTAGCCAAAGTCCTTCTAGGCAAATCTCACCATTCAGCAGCCGTCTTGGTAATGCTCCCTGTCATTTATATCTGGGTAAAATGACCAGGTTCCCATCTAAATGAATAGGAAGAGAGCCATAGCTGAAATTTTGGTGGCCAACGGGATATGCAAATTAAAATGATTGATAAAATCTGATGAAAAAATTATTCAGTCCCGAAATAAggactaaaaagcatttttactgGTCATACTTCTACTACAgctgcacattttcacattactgTGCTTTCCTTTGTCCATAGTAGCATagtatataaagaaaaaaatcagtatgCCAATTGGAATTTTAGTCATAGATTTCTATTCAGGATTCTTTTCAGTGGTTAGTCTCCTCTTTATAAATTCTCCGCTGTGCTACCCTTGACCCCCTAACACACCTATTATTGAATATATGAATCCCTAAATATGGGTCATTGACATATACAAAGTCAATTCTGTGAACAGATGTACTTTTCAGCAACTGCTAGGCTAGCAAGACTGAACATGGTATTTGtcagggactattttcagctgcagaataATACATAATGCATTTGTATACAAGTCAGTATTTAAAGCAGAAGGGTGGTGTAGACAGCATCAGCATGGGGCATGTCACCCAGTGTAAATGTGCGGTTTGTGTTTGTAAGTACATGTCAGAGGGGAATAAATTGTATCGGGCTTtggataaacagaaaatacctAAAACATCGAGAATATCACACCTATTATACCCATATCCTTTATGTCCATATCATGTCCTTTATTGATTTCTCTCTACTGCAGACACTCCACGTACCTGGAATCTCATTCACACCATCTCCTGGGTGTTAAACCTGTTTGGGATTTTCTTCATCCTGGCGGCTCACGAGCACTACTCCATCGACGTGTTCATCGCTTTCTACATCACTACCCGCCTCTTCCTCTACTATCACACCTTAGCCAACACCCGTGCCTACCAGCACAGCCGGCGGGCACGCATCTGGTTCCCCATGTTCTCCTTCTTTGAGTGCAACGTGAACGGACCTGTGCCCAACCAGTATCACTGGCCCTTC
It includes:
- the LOC111581412 gene encoding sphingomyelin synthase-related protein 1-like isoform X2 gives rise to the protein MAPSEDSVSAWSCKQVAQWLQEEGFEQYVELLCTQHRLDGPSLLALTEADLRGPPLGLTVLGDIKRLTIALRRLQRQNQAQVEELGLQPSDSLPAGLSLGAAGAEWSCDGADRRFNGGDRLCNGTELRLRTNDRSGYGSGAAVCHTHSNGRCRQHLAGRLDPEVWKTVISSIYVFFVFGFTSFVMVIVHERVPDMRTYPPLPDIFLDSVPRIPWAFAMAEACGLILCYMFLLILLLHKHRSILFRRLCSLMGTVFLLRCCTMFVTSLSVPGQHLKCASKTYGDSWGKIQRALAIWSGFGMTLTGVQTCGDYMFSGHTVVITLLNFFVTEYTPRTWNLIHTISWVLNLFGIFFILAAHEHYSIDVFIAFYITTRLFLYYHTLANTRAYQHSRRARIWFPMFSFFECNVNGPVPNQYHWPFNKPAFMKTLIG